A single window of Jiangella alkaliphila DNA harbors:
- a CDS encoding class E sortase produces the protein MPRHAHQRVSTRPRRSAWAVVIGGIGELLLTAGALVLLFVVYIIWGTGIQTAQAQDALEDELGVQWGQVEPGTPPPDPDLLADGDAYGILRIPRFGDDWEFTVVQGVLADDLARGPGHYPDTVNPGELGNVGIAAHRSGHLSPFADFPDLRVGDTIEIEMADGVYVYQLDDAPDGDSDGNRIDISDVWVVDPVPGEPSDTEPTEQRITLTTCWPRFGSSHRMYATGTLVSGPTPPTG, from the coding sequence ATGCCACGACACGCGCACCAGCGCGTCAGCACCCGGCCCCGCCGCAGTGCCTGGGCCGTCGTCATCGGGGGCATCGGCGAGCTCCTCCTCACCGCGGGCGCACTGGTCCTGCTCTTCGTCGTCTACATCATCTGGGGCACCGGCATCCAGACCGCTCAGGCGCAGGACGCGCTCGAGGACGAGCTGGGCGTGCAGTGGGGTCAGGTGGAGCCCGGCACGCCGCCGCCCGACCCGGACCTGCTGGCCGACGGCGATGCGTACGGCATCCTGCGCATCCCCCGCTTCGGCGACGACTGGGAGTTCACCGTCGTGCAGGGCGTGCTGGCCGACGACCTCGCCCGCGGGCCCGGCCACTACCCCGACACCGTGAACCCCGGCGAGCTGGGCAACGTCGGCATCGCCGCGCACCGCTCCGGGCACCTGTCGCCGTTCGCCGACTTCCCCGACCTGCGCGTCGGCGACACCATCGAGATCGAGATGGCCGACGGCGTCTACGTCTACCAGCTCGACGACGCCCCCGACGGCGACAGCGACGGCAACCGCATCGACATCTCCGACGTGTGGGTGGTCGACCCGGTGCCCGGCGAGCCGAGCGACACCGAGCCGACCGAGCAGCGCATCACGCTCACCACGTGCTGGCCGCGGTTCGGCTCGTCGCACCGCATGTACGCCACCGGCACGCTGGTCAGCGGCCCGACGCCCCCGACCGGCTGA
- a CDS encoding DEAD/DEAH box helicase, producing the protein MSSPAERYAAAHQRQRDPSPQLQAFQAGYGFQLDDFQLRACRSVEAGRGVLVAAPTGAGKTLVGEFAVHLALEEGRKCFYTTPIKALSNQKYHDLVERYGEDKVGLLTGDNTVNGEAPVVVMTTEVLRNMLYAGSTTLHGLSYVVMDEVHYLADRFRGAVWEEVIINLPESVSVISLSATVSNAEEFGDWLTTVRGDTDVVVEEKRPVPLWQHVMVGSRLYDLFGQGEADGEGRRVVSPELVRAGRDDLRSSRPGGRAGRGGRPPRRPRGTYTPGRVEVLEKLDAAGLLPAIVFVFSRAGCEAAVQQCLSSGVRLTSPDERQEIRELIEERTSGIPEGDLHVLGYHEWSEGLERGIAAHHAGMLPTFKEVVEELFVRGLIRVVFATETLALGINMPARTVVLERLVKWNGETHADVTPGEYTQLTGRAGRRGIDIEGHAVVLWQPGFDPTGVAGLASTRTFPLRSSFRPSYNMAVNLVGRVGRGPSREILESSFAQFQADRAVVGLARQVRRAEEALDGYHEAMTCDKGDFEEYARLRQSIKDRETQLAREGTAQRRAASAAALEKLRPGDVIRVPTGKFAGLAVVLDPGMPGGRPHTGGPHGGDGPRPTVLTEGRQVRRLSLIDFPSAVEPLAKLRIPRSFNPRVPAARRDLAASLRAKAPDEPGRQYNGRRRGRSAAADDEELARLRRELRDHPCHRCPDRDEHARWAERWLRLRREADQLQRRVESRTNTVARQFDRVCRVLEDLDYLSGDDVTPSGRRLARLYGELDLLAAECIRRDVWAGLDPAELAAAVAALTYESRQPDDAVPPRLPPGPVREVLAEMVRLWGDLDHVESTHRLDFLREPDLGFTHAAWRWASGHPLDSVLRDAELAAGDFVRAVRQLLDLLDQVADAASGTPLRETARLAAGALRRGVVAYATLSG; encoded by the coding sequence ATGAGTTCGCCGGCGGAACGGTACGCGGCAGCACACCAGCGGCAACGCGATCCGTCCCCGCAGCTCCAGGCCTTCCAGGCCGGGTACGGGTTCCAGCTCGACGACTTCCAGTTGCGCGCCTGCCGCAGCGTCGAGGCCGGCCGCGGCGTGCTGGTGGCGGCGCCGACGGGTGCCGGCAAGACGCTCGTCGGCGAGTTCGCCGTGCACCTGGCCCTCGAGGAGGGCCGCAAGTGCTTCTACACGACGCCGATCAAGGCGCTGTCGAACCAGAAGTACCACGACCTCGTCGAGCGCTACGGCGAGGACAAGGTCGGCCTTCTCACCGGTGACAACACCGTGAACGGTGAGGCGCCCGTGGTCGTCATGACCACCGAAGTGCTGCGGAACATGCTCTACGCCGGCTCCACGACGCTGCACGGGCTGAGCTACGTCGTCATGGACGAGGTGCACTACCTCGCCGACCGGTTCCGCGGCGCCGTCTGGGAGGAAGTGATCATCAACCTCCCCGAGTCGGTGAGCGTCATCTCGCTGTCGGCCACCGTCTCCAACGCCGAGGAGTTCGGCGACTGGCTCACCACCGTCCGCGGCGACACCGACGTCGTCGTCGAGGAGAAGCGGCCGGTGCCGCTGTGGCAGCACGTCATGGTCGGGTCGCGGCTGTACGACCTGTTCGGGCAGGGCGAGGCCGACGGCGAGGGCCGCCGGGTGGTCAGCCCCGAACTGGTCCGGGCCGGGCGCGACGACCTCCGCAGCTCCCGGCCCGGCGGACGTGCGGGCCGCGGCGGGCGACCGCCACGCCGTCCCCGCGGCACGTACACGCCGGGCCGGGTCGAGGTGCTGGAGAAGCTCGACGCCGCCGGGCTGCTGCCGGCCATCGTGTTCGTGTTCAGCCGGGCCGGCTGCGAGGCGGCCGTGCAGCAGTGCCTGAGCTCCGGCGTGCGGCTGACGTCGCCGGACGAGCGGCAGGAGATCCGCGAGCTGATCGAGGAACGCACCTCCGGCATCCCCGAGGGCGACCTGCACGTGCTCGGCTACCACGAGTGGTCCGAGGGCCTGGAGCGCGGCATCGCGGCCCACCACGCGGGCATGCTGCCGACGTTCAAGGAGGTCGTCGAGGAGCTGTTCGTCCGCGGGCTGATCCGGGTCGTCTTCGCCACCGAGACGCTGGCGCTGGGCATCAACATGCCGGCCCGCACCGTCGTGCTGGAGCGGCTGGTCAAGTGGAACGGCGAGACCCACGCCGACGTCACGCCGGGGGAGTACACCCAGCTCACCGGGCGGGCCGGGCGGCGCGGCATCGACATCGAGGGGCACGCCGTCGTGCTGTGGCAGCCCGGGTTCGACCCCACAGGCGTCGCCGGCCTGGCGTCGACGCGGACGTTCCCGCTGCGCTCGTCCTTCCGGCCGTCCTACAACATGGCCGTCAACCTGGTCGGACGGGTCGGCCGCGGCCCGTCGCGGGAGATCCTGGAATCGTCGTTCGCCCAGTTCCAGGCCGACCGCGCCGTCGTCGGCCTGGCCCGCCAGGTGCGCCGCGCCGAGGAGGCGCTCGACGGCTACCACGAGGCGATGACCTGCGACAAGGGCGACTTCGAGGAGTACGCCCGGCTGCGCCAGTCGATCAAGGACCGCGAGACTCAGCTGGCCCGCGAGGGCACCGCGCAGCGCCGGGCGGCGTCGGCGGCGGCGCTGGAGAAGCTCCGTCCGGGCGACGTCATCCGGGTGCCGACCGGCAAGTTCGCCGGGCTGGCCGTCGTGCTCGACCCCGGCATGCCCGGCGGCCGGCCGCACACTGGCGGGCCGCACGGCGGCGACGGGCCGCGCCCGACGGTGCTGACCGAGGGCCGGCAGGTGCGCCGGCTGTCGCTGATCGACTTCCCGAGCGCGGTCGAGCCGCTGGCTAAGCTGCGCATCCCGCGCTCGTTCAACCCGCGGGTCCCAGCGGCGCGGCGCGACCTCGCGGCGTCGCTGCGGGCCAAGGCGCCCGATGAGCCAGGCCGGCAGTACAACGGGCGGCGGCGCGGCCGGTCCGCCGCGGCCGACGACGAGGAACTGGCCCGCCTGCGCCGCGAGCTGCGCGACCACCCGTGCCACCGCTGCCCGGACCGCGACGAGCACGCCCGCTGGGCCGAGCGCTGGCTGCGGCTGCGGCGCGAGGCCGACCAGCTGCAGCGGCGGGTCGAGTCGCGCACCAACACCGTCGCGCGGCAGTTCGACCGCGTCTGCCGGGTGCTGGAGGACCTCGACTACCTGTCCGGCGACGACGTCACGCCGTCCGGCAGGCGGCTGGCCCGGCTCTACGGCGAGCTGGACCTGCTGGCGGCCGAGTGCATCCGCCGCGACGTGTGGGCCGGCCTGGACCCGGCCGAGCTGGCCGCCGCCGTCGCCGCCCTGACCTACGAGTCGCGGCAGCCCGACGACGCCGTGCCGCCGCGGCTGCCGCCAGGTCCGGTCCGCGAGGTGCTGGCCGAGATGGTGCGGCTGTGGGGCGACCTCGACCACGTCGAGTCCACCCACCGGCTGGACTTCCTGCGCGAGCCCGACCTCGGCTTCACCCACGCCGCCTGGCGCTGGGCCAGCGGGCACCCGTTGGACTCCGTCCTGCGCGACGCCGAGCTGGCCGCCGGCGACTTCGTCCGGGCCGTCCGGCAACTGCTGGACCTGCTCGACCAGGTCGCCGACGCCGCGTCCGGCACGCCGCTGCGCGAGACCGCGCGGCTGGCGGCGGGTGCGCTGCGGCGTGGCGTGGTGGCGTACGCGACGCTGTCGGGCTGA
- a CDS encoding 5'-3' exonuclease: protein MPGTENRLMLLDTASLYFRAFFGVPESIKAPDGSPVNAVRGLLDFIARLTTDRRPARLVACLDADWRPPFRVALLPSYKAHRLANAARNIEEVPAALEAQLPIIFDVLTALGIAHFGVKGFEADDVIGTLASGDPGPVDVVTGDRDLFQLVDDSRGVRILYTARGVGRHEVVDESVVATKYGIPGRSYADFATLRGDPSDGLPGVAGVGDKTAGTLITRFGTIDGLLAAVDDPEAELSPTLRRKIADAHDYLAVAPEVVRVRHDVPLPDYDDTLPSAPADPEALVELGTRWGLDSSLNRVLNAFGPAPA from the coding sequence ATGCCTGGCACCGAGAACCGCCTGATGCTGCTCGACACCGCCTCGCTGTACTTCCGCGCGTTCTTCGGCGTGCCCGAGTCGATCAAGGCTCCCGACGGCTCGCCGGTGAACGCGGTGCGGGGCCTGCTGGACTTCATCGCCCGCCTGACGACGGACCGGCGGCCGGCCCGGCTGGTGGCCTGCCTCGACGCCGACTGGCGCCCGCCGTTCCGGGTGGCGCTGCTGCCGTCGTACAAGGCGCATCGGCTGGCCAACGCGGCTCGCAACATCGAGGAGGTCCCGGCGGCGCTGGAGGCGCAGCTCCCGATCATCTTCGACGTGCTGACGGCGCTGGGCATCGCGCACTTCGGGGTGAAGGGCTTCGAGGCCGACGACGTCATCGGCACGCTCGCGTCGGGCGACCCCGGCCCGGTCGACGTCGTCACGGGCGACCGCGACCTGTTCCAGCTGGTCGACGACTCCCGCGGCGTGCGCATCCTGTACACCGCCCGCGGCGTCGGCCGGCACGAGGTCGTCGACGAGTCCGTCGTGGCTACGAAGTACGGCATCCCGGGCCGCTCGTACGCCGACTTCGCGACCCTGCGCGGCGACCCCAGCGACGGCCTGCCCGGCGTCGCCGGCGTCGGCGACAAGACCGCCGGCACGCTGATCACCCGGTTCGGCACCATCGACGGCCTGCTGGCGGCCGTCGACGACCCGGAGGCGGAGCTGTCGCCGACGCTGCGCCGCAAGATCGCCGACGCGCACGACTACCTGGCCGTCGCGCCCGAGGTCGTGCGGGTGCGCCACGACGTCCCGCTGCCCGACTACGACGACACCCTGCCGTCGGCGCCGGCCGACCCGGAGGCGCTGGTCGAGCTGGGCACCCGCTGGGGCCTGGACTCGTCGCTCAACCGGGTGCTCAACGCGTTCGGCCCGGCTCCCGCCTGA
- a CDS encoding nitroreductase/quinone reductase family protein has product MPGRPWAASGRVSRPPSDHRAGPQPAVASFSPTHARHPRRSRKAPIIDYTQQIVDEFRTNRGRVGGPFEGARLLLLTTTGARSGAPHTVPVGYLPDDGERLIVIGSAGGAARHPAWFHNLVAHPRVHVEDGLFAYDADAVVLDGAEREAVFARAVEADPGWADYERGSGRRLPVVALTPVPGPPGGPGIDSPAAFLTTVHESFRRELALVRAEVAAAGPRLGAQLRLNCLSACHGLHFHHTAEDTHLFPGLAASNPELAPVLERLRAEHEVVAALLARLEAAVRSDDDGDSAAVLADVDALIEQLEAHLDWEEQQLVPVLSAPL; this is encoded by the coding sequence CTGCCGGGTCGGCCTTGGGCCGCGAGCGGACGGGTTTCCCGGCCGCCGAGTGATCACCGGGCGGGCCCGCAGCCCGCCGTCGCCTCCTTCTCCCCCACGCACGCGAGACACCCACGGAGAAGTAGGAAGGCACCGATCATCGACTACACCCAGCAGATCGTCGACGAGTTCCGCACGAACCGCGGACGGGTCGGCGGACCGTTCGAAGGAGCCCGGCTGCTCCTGCTCACCACGACCGGCGCCCGGTCCGGCGCCCCGCACACCGTCCCCGTCGGCTACCTGCCCGACGACGGCGAGCGGCTGATCGTCATCGGCTCGGCCGGCGGCGCGGCCCGCCACCCGGCCTGGTTCCACAACCTGGTCGCCCACCCGCGGGTGCACGTCGAGGACGGCCTGTTCGCCTACGACGCCGACGCCGTGGTGCTCGACGGGGCGGAGCGCGAGGCGGTCTTCGCCCGCGCCGTCGAGGCCGATCCCGGCTGGGCCGACTACGAGCGAGGGTCCGGCCGCCGGCTGCCGGTCGTCGCGCTGACGCCGGTGCCCGGCCCGCCCGGCGGCCCCGGCATCGACTCCCCCGCCGCGTTCCTCACGACCGTCCACGAGTCGTTCCGGCGCGAGCTGGCGCTGGTCCGGGCCGAGGTCGCGGCGGCCGGCCCGCGCCTGGGCGCGCAGCTGCGGCTCAACTGCCTGAGCGCCTGCCACGGCCTGCACTTCCACCACACCGCCGAGGACACCCACCTGTTCCCCGGCCTCGCCGCCAGCAACCCGGAGCTCGCGCCGGTGCTGGAACGCCTGCGCGCGGAGCACGAGGTCGTCGCGGCGTTGCTCGCCCGGCTCGAGGCGGCGGTCCGTTCGGACGACGACGGCGACAGCGCCGCGGTCCTCGCCGACGTCGACGCGCTGATCGAGCAGCTGGAGGCGCACCTGGACTGGGAGGAGCAGCAGCTAGTCCCGGTGCTGAGCGCGCCCCTCTAG
- a CDS encoding GOLPH3/VPS74 family protein: MLIAEDLLLLAYDDETGKSLIDATRLEYGLAGALLLELSLQDKVTVAGPGEAVKRDRLVLRDTAPAGDDVLDHALALLSDDQGAKPKNVLGQLRKGTRDRLLRRLAERGLLREEAGKVLGIFPTTRWPAADASHEAAVRQRLRDVLVTGLEPDPRTAALVSLLLAVDGLRKAVPSEDRRAVKRRAKEISEGAWAADAVKRAVQEVQAAVTAAIVASTSAAAAAGSS; this comes from the coding sequence GTGTTGATCGCCGAGGACCTGCTGCTGCTCGCGTATGACGACGAAACGGGCAAATCGCTCATCGATGCGACGAGGCTCGAGTACGGGCTGGCCGGCGCGCTGCTGCTGGAGCTGTCGCTGCAGGACAAGGTGACGGTCGCCGGGCCGGGCGAGGCGGTCAAGCGCGACCGGCTGGTGCTGCGCGACACCGCGCCCGCCGGCGACGACGTGCTCGACCACGCGCTGGCCCTGCTCTCCGACGACCAGGGCGCCAAGCCGAAGAACGTCCTCGGCCAGTTGCGCAAGGGCACCCGCGACCGCCTGCTGCGCCGGCTCGCGGAGCGCGGGCTGCTGCGCGAAGAGGCCGGCAAGGTGCTGGGCATCTTCCCGACGACCCGCTGGCCGGCCGCCGACGCGTCGCACGAGGCGGCGGTCCGGCAGCGGCTGCGGGACGTGCTGGTCACCGGCCTCGAGCCCGACCCGCGCACCGCCGCGCTCGTGTCGCTGCTGCTCGCCGTCGACGGCCTGCGCAAGGCGGTCCCGTCCGAGGACCGCCGGGCGGTGAAGCGGCGGGCCAAGGAGATCTCCGAGGGCGCGTGGGCCGCCGACGCCGTCAAGAGGGCCGTCCAGGAGGTCCAGGCCGCGGTGACCGCGGCCATCGTCGCCAGCACCAGTGCCGCGGCGGCGGCCGGCAGCAGCTGA
- a CDS encoding MMPL family transporter codes for MADSAGLERLGRGCARRPWVVIVVWLVVLAGTVVADRVWGGTYSDDFTLPGTESGQGSDLLVGHGVAASAYSARLVFQDDDGLAAQDDAVDQAVADVADVEHVLAVSDLVAAPDGTVGYVTVQFDGNPGAFGSTFVDDVDAAVEPARDAGVDVDYTGALGQAAEPAPDDRRSEGIGIAVAVVVLLVAFGSVLAAVLPIASSVIGVLAALSLLGLLAAGVDFATASPTLAAMLGLGVGIDYALFLTTRHRQRLLDGADPVAAAGRTVATSGRSVLIAASTVVIALSGLWATRIGFIGKLGLAATVAVVVAGVAAVTLVPALLGLAGRRIDRLRVRTPVAEESGDGSASGWRRYALALDRHPWRYLLAGVLVAGILAVPTLSLRLGHVDDGASAQGSTTREAYDALAAGFGAGANGQFTVVVEVGDGDDGATIGANLQSAIAGTDGVEAVTDFTPSQDGALQVATVTPSTRPQDAATDDLLHTLRDDTIAPLLAGSNTTAYITGLTAAQLDFRDLVAERLPEIIAIVVGAAFVVLLLSFRSPVLAVKAALLNLLSIAAAYGVVVAVFQWGWGSSLLGVDQPVPIESYVPMIMFAIVFGLSMDYEVFLLSRVREAWLATGENHGSVATGLAVTARVISSAALIMMSVFFAFVAADDVVIKMLAVGLGFSVLIDATVIRLLVVPSAMFLLGDRCWWLPRWLDRMLPHLEPEPDLSRSGASGR; via the coding sequence ATGGCGGATTCAGCGGGGTTGGAACGGCTCGGACGGGGCTGCGCGCGGCGTCCGTGGGTGGTCATCGTCGTGTGGCTGGTGGTCCTGGCCGGCACGGTGGTCGCCGACCGGGTGTGGGGCGGGACGTACAGCGACGACTTCACCCTGCCGGGCACCGAGTCCGGCCAGGGCAGCGACCTGCTGGTCGGCCACGGCGTCGCGGCCAGCGCGTACTCGGCGCGACTGGTGTTCCAGGACGACGACGGGCTGGCGGCACAGGACGACGCCGTCGACCAGGCGGTGGCCGATGTCGCGGACGTCGAGCACGTGCTGGCCGTGTCCGACCTGGTCGCGGCGCCGGACGGCACCGTCGGCTACGTCACCGTCCAGTTCGACGGCAACCCGGGCGCGTTCGGATCGACGTTCGTCGATGACGTGGACGCGGCGGTCGAGCCGGCCCGGGACGCGGGCGTCGACGTCGACTACACGGGGGCGCTGGGCCAGGCCGCCGAGCCGGCCCCGGACGACCGGCGCTCGGAGGGCATCGGGATCGCCGTGGCGGTCGTCGTGCTGCTGGTGGCGTTCGGCAGCGTGCTGGCCGCGGTGCTGCCGATCGCGTCGTCGGTCATCGGGGTGCTGGCGGCGCTGAGCCTGCTCGGGCTGCTGGCCGCCGGCGTCGACTTCGCGACGGCGTCGCCGACGCTCGCCGCGATGCTGGGGCTGGGCGTCGGCATCGACTACGCACTGTTCCTGACGACGCGGCACCGGCAGCGGCTGCTCGACGGCGCCGACCCGGTCGCCGCGGCCGGGCGGACGGTCGCGACCAGCGGCAGGTCGGTGCTGATCGCCGCGTCGACCGTCGTCATCGCGCTGTCCGGGCTGTGGGCGACCCGCATCGGCTTCATCGGCAAGCTCGGGCTGGCCGCCACGGTCGCCGTCGTCGTCGCCGGGGTCGCCGCCGTGACGCTGGTGCCCGCGCTGCTCGGCCTGGCCGGACGGCGGATCGACCGGCTGCGGGTGCGGACGCCGGTGGCCGAGGAGTCCGGCGACGGATCCGCGTCGGGCTGGCGGCGGTACGCGCTGGCTCTGGACCGCCACCCGTGGCGCTACCTGCTGGCCGGCGTGCTGGTCGCCGGGATCCTGGCGGTGCCGACGCTCTCGCTGCGGCTCGGGCACGTCGACGACGGCGCCTCGGCGCAGGGCAGCACGACGCGCGAGGCGTACGACGCGCTCGCGGCCGGCTTCGGGGCCGGCGCGAACGGCCAGTTCACCGTCGTCGTCGAGGTGGGCGACGGCGACGACGGCGCGACCATCGGGGCGAACCTGCAGAGCGCGATCGCCGGGACCGACGGGGTCGAGGCCGTCACCGACTTCACGCCCAGCCAGGACGGCGCCCTGCAGGTGGCGACGGTGACGCCGTCGACCCGGCCGCAGGACGCCGCCACCGACGACCTGCTGCACACGCTGCGCGACGACACCATCGCGCCGCTGCTGGCCGGCTCGAACACGACGGCGTACATCACCGGCCTGACGGCGGCGCAGCTGGACTTCCGCGACCTCGTGGCCGAGCGGCTGCCGGAGATCATCGCGATCGTCGTCGGCGCGGCGTTCGTCGTGCTGCTGCTGTCGTTCCGCAGCCCGGTGCTCGCGGTGAAGGCGGCCTTGCTCAACCTGCTCTCGATCGCGGCCGCGTACGGCGTGGTCGTCGCGGTCTTCCAGTGGGGCTGGGGCTCGTCGCTGCTGGGCGTCGACCAGCCGGTGCCGATCGAGTCGTACGTCCCGATGATCATGTTCGCGATCGTGTTCGGGCTGTCGATGGACTACGAGGTGTTCCTGCTGTCGCGGGTCCGCGAGGCGTGGCTGGCGACGGGGGAGAACCACGGCAGCGTCGCGACCGGGCTGGCCGTGACGGCGCGGGTCATCTCGTCGGCGGCGCTGATCATGATGAGCGTCTTCTTCGCCTTCGTGGCCGCCGACGACGTCGTCATCAAGATGCTCGCGGTGGGGCTTGGGTTCAGCGTGCTGATCGACGCCACCGTCATCAGGCTGCTGGTGGTGCCGTCGGCGATGTTCCTGCTCGGTGACCGGTGCTGGTGGCTGCCACGCTGGCTGGACCGCATGCTGCCGCACCTGGAGCCCGAGCCGGACCTCAGCCGGTCGGGGGCGTCGGGCCGCTGA